CTTGCCTGCACCTTCCTTGCCGGGTCTCCTCCGCTTCCTTCGGCTGTTCAGTTACCGAATGACAGCGGTGACCTTAGCTCAGCGCGGAGGAACATTTGCGGGGCGGGACGGAGCACACCCCCTGCTACTGATTGGCTACCGCAGGAGGAAAGCCTTGGCAATCGATTTGATATggctcctgtctgttctctgATGTACACACCTCTCTGATTTCGTCACTCAACTTCAGagaatacatttactcaagtactcgAGTACAATCTGAAGATACTTTAATTGAGAGTTTGTATTTACCTTCattgcagttgcaaggcaaatATATTCTTTTACTGTATGATTCATATCTATTGTATTTTGAGACCTGGTTACTTTGAACATTCAGATTAAGAATATATGAAATAATCAACAAATACATTATACTATTTGATATCCAGGCGAGAATTCACAAACTGCTACGCAGTATATAAACTAATAAATTAGCCATTAGCTATATAAAGCatcatacacatgcacacattttgCGTTTAAATGCACAAATAGCCATAATCCAATAGTATAATGATAAATACACATTGTTATGAAATGGAGCATTCTGCAAAATTATTCCTTTCTTTggcatgtttgatgcttttactTCTGCTTTAGTAAAATCTTGAATGAATGACTTTAGCctctaaaaaaaatgtctacacTGTGGTATTGATACTTTAACTTAAGAAGCACCATTTGGTTTTGGGGAATAAACAAAAGTctgaattttaacatttacagtattaataaggtaataatacaaactcagagggacatttttcttctttaactgaaaaaataagccgttctctgaggaaaataagttGCAAGAACAGTTGTATTGATTGTATAAAGCGAGTGAACAGGACTGCTGCAAACAAAGTCTTGTTGTGTTCTTTTACTAAGTGACAGTGAAGTGCCTATTATATtctattcagtcatgaaatgaagatagtttgtttatttagtttgtttaggcatttaCTTATGATTAAAATAATTTCCGAAACTACAGAGTCCActtttcaggaaaaaaatcaGAGTACTTCTTCCCCCATGGCTATAGAAAAATAGCAATAACACAGTTTTGACATTCTCAGTGTTATGAGAAGTCATAACatttttatattgaaaataCTTGTACTTTTTTCAGTTCATTGTAATTTTTAATCAGATTTATGACAGCTGGAGTCGCTGTTAATATACTGTAACAAGTAAAGATGACATTAATCAAGTGCTTCCCAAATTATTTGGTTTGTGACCTTCAAAGAATAAGGTTCAGTTGTAGGCCTCTGATTCATATTGGTTGTTAGCAATTACACTTTACGACCTCACGTggcttttttaaataaagagtATCTTATGAGCTAAAACTACCTaaaatttcaaaacaaaaacattacatcCAAAACATCACTATTTTCTGTTTTAGAagtttatattttctttgtttttcatccaTGAATGCTCCACAACCCCCCTGATTTATCTGGACTCAAACCTTTATTGAAAGTAGTTATAATTAGCTCCACCTAAATGAACTTAAACAATAAAATGGCTCTCATAAATAGATGCATCAGTAACAATTATCTAATAATCTAAACCTAATCTAATAACGGCCATTATAATTTTTGTTACAGGTAACTTTTTTGCAGACCAAATTCTCTTAACACTTAATAAGCACTCTGTTCAAAGTACTTCTGCACTTTAATTTAGGATTTGAATGCAGAACTGTATTTGTACTTTTAAGTAATTAAAAGATATATTCTTTCAGAACTGAATGTCAACCAAGGAATAAATGAGCACTGCTTACGTGctaatgtatatataaaaaaggacCCATAATGTAATAATCCAAACAATTTAAACTGTTAAAAGTGTACACCAACAAAATGGTATAACAATAAGTATTATCAATCACTCAATCAGGGATggtaaacagataaataaaaacaactttgaaGTTTCCATTAACTTGCTGTAGTCAATATGTGTATTCATAAATATAATGAGATGTACATTTCTTCATGACTCAATCATTTGTCAACTTAGGGAACCAGAAACACCACAGCTTGAGGGACAGCTGTGGTGTTTAATGGTGTATGCAGAGAAATTACACAGCTTATAAGAAGAAACAGTGGTCAGTAgaatcacatttaatttatttgaacAAAGTAACATGTTGGAATAAACACAGGTATTCGCTGTGTGAACACGCAGATATTTATTATTCATCTGTACAACCAGAAGGTTAATTGGGGGGATGCAGTTTTGTCATCGTGGCTTTTCACTCCTCAGACTCAGGCTCTCTCCACTCTTTGGGCATGATCTTCCCAACAGGTGACAAATTCCAGGTGATGCCAGTCTGAGTCAGCACCTGCACAaagacagcattttttttttttggcacactcttttttctaacacatgaaacaagaaaGAAATGATTCAGTGTATAATCCAGTGTCACACCAGAGTTAAGCCAGATATTTAAGAATCCACAGTATCTGTATCAAGGTTTGAAACAGAGTGACAGAAAATACATATGAAAACTCATTTTAAGACCTTAAGTTGTGATACCATTTTAAATCAGTCTCAGTTCGCCCCCCAGCAGTTAGTAGATGTGTTGAGGGATAAATGTTTCATACACATTGGCAAATAATGCCTGCTGTGTTATGCAACTGAATAAAGAATGACAAAATATAAGCACACAGTAAAATCACACAATCACTTTCAGATAAAGAGCAGAGTTCAAAGCGTCATTTCACCATCTTTCTGTAAATGTATTACAGCCCTCGGTAtatctattacattttatacatttgtgAACTAGGTTTTGATCAGTGTGCCCAGGAAGAAACTTTTTACACTTTACCAGCCACTTTACTTGACTTAAATTGAAGGTTTTTCCGTACCGactgtatttgtttgtattgGTCATACttaaatgaatgtgatgtggaaaGCACTACTTACGTATGACCACACAGCCACACAGAAGACAGCTCCACTGACCATCAGACCATTGCCATACTTGGTGTGGAAGTTAGGTTGGGCAGTAGATCCATGCCTGACCTGCCTCCCGGCCTGACCTGGACGGTAACAAAACATAGTCTTCATGGTAATGACTGGCATTTATATAATGCATTAATACCAACTTTACTTCTGTGTCACATTGCTGTTTGTGGCCTTTAGCAGTACTGTATACATAAACTAAAAAGCAATATAACTGAAAACAATTAGGCACAATTGTGGTGCAGGTGGAGGCGGGATATTATGATTAAAATCGTCATTATAAGTCACTTAATAAATTAAAATCCCTTCATTATgaccccttttttttaaatgaaccaaCTACTGTAAAAGCGaccaacaaatgtttaaagGTTGGATTAAATGATCTCTAAAACCACCAGGTTTAATGGTGTGAAATACACTGCCCTATTATTGTTACTGATCAAGTCAGCCGAATAACTGAAATTGTGAATACTTGTACTCAAATGCAAATAGGACCAGGTAGTTACTGAGTCCACATCTCTACAAAATGGTTTCTAAAACAGTGAGTCAGGTGAGGAGCCTGTCCTCATTTGCCCTTACTTTAACAGTAATATTTCACGGGCATAAATAGAGGGTTATAcgcagtcatttttttaaaataactaaCAGATCTTACTATAACTAGTCGGACAGGAAAAATATACAATTGCGCTAATAT
This genomic window from Sparus aurata chromosome 13, fSpaAur1.1, whole genome shotgun sequence contains:
- the cox7b gene encoding cytochrome c oxidase subunit 7B, mitochondrial; translated protein: MLTPATVTSAVLTCGGHNLHFRSSRVSEGTGLVNMFRFAKAAVNLTGQAGRQVRHGSTAQPNFHTKYGNGLMVSGAVFCVAVWSYVLTQTGITWNLSPVGKIMPKEWREPESEE